The proteins below are encoded in one region of Micromonospora yangpuensis:
- a CDS encoding ABC transporter substrate-binding protein: MTTALVLAGCGAAETDPVSSGDTRSVEHARGTTEVPTAPTRVVVLEPVQLDTAIALEVTPVGAAVLNETAGVPAYLGEKAAGISTVGTVQEPNVQKIAALRPDLIIGTESRHSALYDQLTDVAPTVFMASQADPWQDNVRFTATALGGADSATRLLTGYQQRCAEIAGKFGTAGKTAQLIRPRDGVLTLYGPTSFAGSALECVGFTTPPRDWENSISVDVSPERVLEAKADHVFVTTVDVNDRGTIPASVSANAPAFPRLHLVDQSFWITGVGTVGGQRVLDDLERILTASS; this comes from the coding sequence ATGACGACCGCGCTCGTCCTGGCCGGCTGCGGCGCCGCCGAGACCGACCCGGTGAGCAGCGGCGACACCAGAAGCGTCGAGCACGCCCGGGGCACGACCGAGGTACCGACCGCGCCGACCCGGGTCGTCGTGCTCGAACCGGTGCAGCTCGACACCGCCATCGCCCTGGAGGTCACCCCGGTCGGCGCGGCCGTGCTCAACGAGACCGCCGGGGTGCCCGCGTACCTCGGTGAGAAGGCCGCCGGCATCAGCACCGTCGGCACCGTGCAGGAACCCAACGTGCAGAAGATCGCGGCGCTGCGGCCCGACCTGATCATCGGTACCGAGTCCCGGCACTCCGCCCTCTACGACCAGCTCACCGACGTCGCCCCGACCGTGTTCATGGCCTCGCAGGCCGATCCGTGGCAGGACAACGTCCGCTTCACCGCGACCGCGCTCGGCGGTGCCGACTCCGCCACCCGGCTCCTCACCGGCTACCAGCAGCGGTGCGCCGAGATCGCCGGGAAGTTCGGCACCGCCGGTAAGACCGCCCAGCTGATCCGCCCCCGCGACGGCGTGCTCACCCTGTACGGCCCCACCTCCTTCGCCGGCAGCGCACTGGAGTGCGTCGGTTTCACCACCCCGCCCCGCGACTGGGAGAACTCCATCTCGGTGGACGTCTCCCCCGAACGGGTGCTGGAGGCCAAGGCCGACCACGTCTTCGTCACGACCGTCGACGTCAACGACCGCGGCACCATCCCCGCCTCGGTCAGCGCCAACGCCCCCGCCTTCCCCCGCCTGCACCTGGTCGACCAGTCCTTCTGGATCACCGGGGTCGGCACGGTCGGCGGGCAGCGGGTCCTCGACGACCTCGAACGCATCCTCACCGCGTCGAGTTGA
- a CDS encoding type I polyketide synthase codes for MRVHTDPYPGVVPAPGDSVQGGYGPVAVVGIGCRFPGGIEDRDSFWDVLATGTDAIGDIPADRWRNEAYFDPDPATPGRTHVRQGGFLRSPVDRFDAGFFGMTPRDAAALDPQQRLLLEVTWEAFEDAGIPPVSTAGARVGTYIGAFTFDAALVQLSEANRHLVSTATPTGMAMTMLSARLSHAFDWRGPCLTIDTACSSSLVALHHACAALASGDCDVAVAGGANVMVGPAMTIMLSKGGFLSPDARCRSFDHRANGYARAEGAGIVVLKPLAAAERDGDRIHAVIRGSAVNQDGRTPGITVPSAAAQRAVIGQTCRAAGVDPRSIGYFEAHGTGTAVGDPIEASSIGEMLAGSAATHWIGSVKSNLGHTEAAAGMAGVIKAILCLDRGLIPPNIHFERPNPAIPFDRLPIRVPVEMTPFGEYGGPRRAGVNSFGFGGTNAHALLEQAPPLPRRDPTADADGQPQLLPLSARSPQALRALVDAYADLLDKPDAPTLRRVCRAVSRQREHHPLRAFVVAGDPAGAARQLRQLTVAPRRATPRPVAFVYTGMGPQWWGMGRELLRHEPLFAETVAECDRFLARFGLSIADELLRDEAESRLTSTLYAQVGNFVVQAGLTALWRSWGVEPAMIVGHSVGEVAAAYAAGVYSLPDALTVSFHRANLQSRLAGRGAMAAVDLPAGAVGPYLVDGVDVAAINSATATTLAGDAEALETVSERLRAAGVAVKALRVEVAYHSAQMDEIHQPLLAALADIRPAAAGIPLYSTVTGGRVDGTGFDAGYWWRNVRQPVRFADAVRELLAAGPGAVLEVGPHPVLASAINEALAEQDGDPVQVASLRRDRPQREHLRQALGTLYAAGVEVDWKGVHPGPREHLDLPRYPWQRDAHWIESAVSRSARLGGGGLRLAGREVPAATPTRDVELSAAEFPYLVDHRIGDDAVFPGAGYLEAALAMFPDDTPCFLADVVFHRPLPVRPATVATLRTNHDPVQRTVTMHSREPGDDNVWTLHAELRRPDLVPPGSPPPRGETLAELTRDLPELTRDDLYARLADRNLHYGPAFRAVRRVWHREETGEIFAALEPGPVDTDGYRLHPALLDAALHATIGGAVWHTDEGGYVPARIAELRLYRTPGTGGLWVHGRDRRSAVDGWLECDLTILTDDGDVVAEVVGLRAQRTARPESDRPDPPESRYYRPVWHLEPAEGVGTLAGTWLVVGGAETQALVRGLTGRGATVRQVATGRPDWPDEVRAVLADEPACRGVVHLDGTPAADAPACEPVAVPLRLVQALPADTVPLVLVTVGAQSVDEDDPTTDPFAASVWGLGRVVNAERPELRCRLVDTDHTEQGMAALLDELARESLDEVVLRAGRRYVRRLEPADDRSPLHHLRTATDRTPVTLRTADRDLDRLRFVAVDRPEPGPTEVEIEVAYVGLNFKDVLKATGLLSAEAMTGSYSESTLGLECSGTIVRVGRAVTDLRPGDEVLAHGRDLFTSHVTLDQVRVVRKPAGLSLAEAASLLPVVTAHQALVRLARVQPTERVLVHSAAGGVGLAAVRLARWLGAQVYATAGSEQRREFLRGEGVAGISDSRSIAFVDDIRSATGGEGVDVVVNSLPGEILHQSLGLLRPFGRFVEVGKADIAANHSLRLAPFHRALSFHAFDYDQMMRLAPEVVRAAMAEVAALYDKAEVVRLPVTEMPAGQVGAAFRAMTRREHLGKIVVRMADEPVTVPAASITDAPVRPDASYLVTGGLGGLGLTVARWLADQGARHLVLVGRRGIATAEAAGVVDRLTGAGVQVRVEQVDVADRTAVRDLLDRVRTQLSPVRGVVHAAAGFDDAVLAETDAARLVAATRPKADGAWNLHLATETDQLDFFVLFSSFAAQIGPAAGGAYVSANEFLNGLARYRRARGLPALSVGWGMVDQVGVAVDNDGAVGRVLRRNGQLGMTPGQLVEALGVLLRTRPAEACVAGVDWAGWARANPQLAGLPRYAALVPVDVADDPGQLSVPERLRAATDEERRAMLPALVAPLLGRITGLSEEQLGDEHAVDIDSLAGVELRVLLQNSLGVSVPAVRLQRNLTVAGLVGLLAGEWADVPPPTGRPADAVPAAVGRPADPSPAPTGRPADASAAGPAVSGDPGPPSGIRSAEVSTAVRTTGPVARTTTAVADRPLAGSLTGATGQTLAGRTVLITGGSRGLGRAFAEEVGRAGAHVVITGRDADALDRARDQMRAEGSTVDAFVADVAQRGATAGVVRSVVETHGGLDVMVNNAGVSGPIGPMWEVDEDEWSDTIEVNLRGTMLGCRAALAVMVPRGVGRVINVVSHAGRFRWPYLSAYSVSKAAVIKLTENLADELRTSGVVVLSYHPGLVDLGITRAGLDRVRRGGGDRWERLTAQWGEQQLADGQMTSVQRAATVFRRLVEGAADDRSGAYLTVDDDIADGGTVS; via the coding sequence GTGAGAGTGCACACAGATCCGTACCCCGGCGTGGTGCCCGCACCGGGCGACTCCGTCCAGGGTGGGTACGGTCCGGTCGCGGTCGTCGGCATCGGCTGCCGGTTCCCCGGCGGCATCGAGGACCGCGACAGCTTCTGGGACGTGCTCGCCACCGGCACGGACGCGATCGGTGACATCCCCGCCGACCGCTGGCGCAACGAGGCGTACTTCGATCCCGATCCGGCGACACCGGGACGGACACACGTGCGCCAGGGTGGCTTCCTGCGCTCGCCGGTCGACCGCTTCGACGCCGGCTTCTTCGGGATGACCCCCCGCGACGCCGCCGCTCTCGACCCGCAGCAACGGCTGCTGCTGGAGGTCACCTGGGAGGCCTTCGAGGACGCCGGCATCCCGCCGGTCTCGACGGCCGGTGCGCGGGTGGGTACCTACATCGGAGCGTTCACCTTCGACGCCGCGCTGGTGCAGCTGTCGGAGGCCAACCGGCACCTGGTCAGCACCGCCACCCCGACCGGAATGGCGATGACCATGCTGTCGGCCCGGTTGTCGCACGCCTTCGACTGGCGCGGCCCGTGCCTGACCATCGACACCGCGTGCTCGTCCTCGCTGGTGGCGCTGCACCACGCGTGTGCGGCCCTGGCCTCCGGCGACTGCGACGTGGCGGTGGCCGGTGGGGCGAACGTGATGGTCGGCCCGGCCATGACGATCATGCTGTCCAAGGGCGGGTTCCTCTCCCCGGACGCCCGGTGCCGGTCCTTCGACCACCGGGCCAACGGCTACGCCCGGGCCGAGGGTGCGGGGATCGTGGTCCTGAAGCCGCTGGCCGCCGCCGAACGCGACGGCGACCGGATCCACGCCGTGATCCGGGGCTCGGCGGTCAACCAGGACGGCCGGACCCCCGGCATCACCGTGCCCAGCGCGGCGGCCCAACGGGCGGTGATCGGGCAGACCTGCCGGGCCGCCGGGGTGGACCCGCGCTCGATCGGCTACTTCGAGGCGCACGGCACCGGCACGGCGGTCGGCGACCCGATCGAGGCCAGCTCCATCGGCGAGATGCTCGCCGGGTCGGCCGCGACACACTGGATCGGCTCGGTCAAGTCCAACCTCGGCCACACCGAGGCCGCCGCCGGAATGGCCGGGGTGATCAAGGCCATCCTCTGCCTGGACCGGGGCCTGATCCCGCCGAACATCCACTTCGAGCGCCCGAACCCGGCGATCCCCTTCGACAGGTTGCCGATCCGGGTACCTGTCGAGATGACCCCGTTCGGCGAGTACGGCGGCCCACGTCGGGCCGGGGTCAACTCCTTCGGCTTCGGCGGCACCAACGCACACGCCCTGCTGGAGCAGGCACCCCCGCTGCCACGACGGGACCCGACGGCCGACGCCGACGGTCAACCCCAGCTGCTGCCGTTGTCGGCGCGCAGCCCGCAGGCGCTGCGGGCACTCGTCGACGCGTACGCCGACCTGCTCGACAAGCCGGACGCCCCGACGTTGCGGCGGGTCTGCCGGGCGGTGTCCCGCCAGCGCGAGCACCATCCGCTGCGGGCCTTCGTCGTGGCCGGCGACCCGGCCGGGGCGGCGCGGCAGCTCCGGCAGCTGACGGTCGCCCCGCGCCGGGCCACGCCCCGACCGGTGGCCTTCGTCTACACCGGCATGGGCCCGCAGTGGTGGGGGATGGGTCGGGAACTGCTGCGGCACGAACCGCTGTTCGCCGAGACGGTCGCCGAGTGCGACCGGTTCCTGGCCCGCTTCGGCCTGTCGATCGCCGACGAGCTGCTGCGCGACGAGGCCGAGTCCCGACTCACCAGCACGTTGTACGCGCAGGTCGGCAACTTCGTGGTGCAGGCCGGGCTGACCGCCCTCTGGCGCAGCTGGGGCGTCGAGCCGGCGATGATCGTGGGGCACAGTGTGGGGGAGGTGGCCGCGGCGTACGCCGCCGGGGTCTACTCGCTGCCCGACGCGCTCACGGTCAGCTTCCACCGGGCGAACCTGCAGTCCCGGCTCGCCGGCCGGGGCGCGATGGCGGCGGTTGACCTGCCCGCCGGTGCGGTGGGTCCGTACCTGGTCGACGGGGTGGACGTGGCCGCGATCAACAGCGCCACCGCGACCACCCTGGCCGGTGACGCCGAGGCACTGGAGACGGTGAGCGAACGGCTGCGCGCCGCCGGCGTGGCCGTCAAGGCGCTACGGGTCGAGGTGGCCTACCACAGTGCCCAGATGGACGAGATCCACCAACCGTTGCTGGCGGCGCTTGCCGACATCCGGCCGGCGGCGGCCGGGATCCCGCTGTACTCGACGGTGACCGGCGGCCGGGTCGACGGCACCGGGTTCGACGCCGGTTACTGGTGGCGCAACGTACGCCAGCCGGTGCGCTTCGCCGACGCGGTGCGCGAGCTGCTCGCCGCCGGCCCCGGCGCGGTGCTGGAGGTCGGCCCCCACCCGGTCCTCGCCTCGGCCATCAACGAGGCGCTGGCCGAACAGGACGGCGACCCGGTGCAGGTGGCCTCGTTGCGCCGGGACCGGCCCCAGCGTGAGCACCTGCGCCAGGCACTCGGCACGCTCTACGCCGCCGGTGTCGAGGTCGACTGGAAGGGGGTCCACCCGGGTCCCCGGGAACACCTCGACCTGCCCCGCTACCCGTGGCAGCGCGACGCGCACTGGATCGAGTCGGCGGTCTCCCGGTCGGCCCGGTTGGGCGGTGGCGGGCTGCGACTGGCCGGTCGGGAGGTGCCGGCGGCGACGCCGACCCGCGACGTGGAACTCTCCGCGGCGGAGTTCCCGTACCTGGTCGACCACCGCATCGGTGACGACGCCGTCTTCCCCGGTGCCGGCTACCTGGAGGCGGCGCTGGCCATGTTCCCGGACGACACGCCGTGTTTCCTGGCCGACGTGGTGTTCCACCGGCCGCTGCCGGTGCGCCCGGCGACGGTCGCGACGCTGCGCACGAACCACGACCCGGTCCAGCGGACCGTGACCATGCACAGCCGGGAGCCGGGTGACGACAACGTCTGGACCCTGCACGCCGAGCTGCGCCGGCCCGACCTGGTACCGCCGGGATCCCCGCCGCCACGTGGCGAGACCCTGGCGGAGCTTACCCGCGACCTGCCGGAACTCACCCGTGACGACCTGTACGCCCGGCTCGCCGACCGCAACCTGCACTACGGTCCGGCGTTCCGCGCGGTCCGACGGGTGTGGCACCGCGAGGAGACGGGGGAGATCTTCGCCGCCCTGGAACCGGGACCGGTCGACACCGACGGCTACCGGCTGCATCCGGCCCTGCTCGACGCGGCGCTGCACGCCACCATCGGCGGTGCCGTGTGGCACACCGACGAGGGCGGCTACGTGCCGGCCCGCATCGCCGAGCTTCGGCTCTACCGCACCCCGGGCACCGGCGGGCTCTGGGTGCACGGACGGGACCGCCGCAGCGCCGTCGACGGTTGGCTGGAGTGTGACCTGACCATCCTCACCGACGACGGTGACGTGGTCGCGGAGGTGGTCGGCCTGCGCGCCCAGCGCACCGCGCGACCGGAGTCCGACCGGCCGGACCCGCCGGAGAGCCGCTACTACCGGCCCGTCTGGCATCTTGAGCCGGCCGAGGGCGTCGGGACCCTGGCGGGCACCTGGCTCGTCGTCGGCGGAGCCGAAACCCAGGCCCTGGTACGGGGCCTGACCGGCCGGGGCGCGACGGTGCGGCAGGTGGCAACCGGCCGACCCGACTGGCCCGACGAGGTCCGGGCGGTGCTCGCCGACGAGCCGGCCTGCCGGGGCGTCGTGCACCTCGACGGCACCCCGGCGGCCGACGCGCCGGCCTGCGAACCGGTCGCCGTGCCGCTGCGGCTGGTGCAGGCCCTGCCGGCCGACACCGTACCGCTGGTGCTGGTCACCGTCGGCGCGCAGAGCGTCGACGAGGACGACCCCACGACCGATCCGTTCGCCGCGTCGGTGTGGGGGCTCGGCCGGGTCGTCAACGCCGAGCGGCCAGAGCTGCGGTGCCGGCTGGTCGACACCGACCACACCGAGCAGGGCATGGCGGCGCTGCTCGACGAACTCGCCCGGGAAAGCCTGGACGAGGTGGTGCTGCGGGCCGGCCGGCGGTACGTGCGGCGGCTCGAACCCGCCGACGACCGGTCGCCGCTGCACCATCTGCGTACCGCCACGGACCGGACACCGGTGACGCTGCGTACCGCCGACCGGGATCTGGACCGGCTGCGTTTCGTCGCGGTCGACCGTCCGGAACCGGGGCCGACCGAGGTCGAGATCGAGGTCGCCTACGTCGGGTTGAACTTCAAGGACGTCCTCAAGGCCACCGGCCTGCTCTCCGCCGAGGCGATGACGGGCAGCTACTCGGAGTCGACGCTCGGACTGGAGTGCTCGGGCACGATCGTGCGGGTCGGCCGGGCCGTGACCGACCTGCGCCCCGGCGACGAGGTGCTCGCGCACGGCCGGGACCTGTTCACCTCCCACGTGACGCTGGACCAGGTCCGGGTGGTACGCAAACCGGCGGGGTTGTCGCTGGCCGAGGCCGCCTCGCTGCTGCCGGTGGTCACCGCGCACCAGGCGCTGGTCCGGCTGGCCCGGGTGCAGCCGACGGAACGGGTGCTCGTGCACTCCGCCGCCGGTGGCGTCGGTCTGGCCGCGGTGCGGCTGGCCCGGTGGCTCGGCGCGCAGGTCTACGCCACCGCCGGAAGTGAGCAGCGTCGGGAGTTCCTGCGCGGTGAGGGCGTGGCGGGGATCTCCGACTCCCGCAGCATCGCCTTCGTCGACGACATCCGCTCCGCCACCGGCGGTGAGGGCGTCGACGTCGTGGTCAACTCGCTGCCCGGCGAGATCCTGCACCAGAGTCTCGGCCTGTTGCGTCCCTTCGGCCGGTTCGTCGAGGTGGGCAAGGCCGACATCGCCGCCAACCATTCGTTGCGGCTCGCGCCGTTCCACCGTGCGTTGTCCTTCCACGCCTTCGACTACGACCAGATGATGCGGCTGGCCCCGGAGGTGGTCCGTGCCGCCATGGCCGAGGTGGCCGCCCTGTACGACAAGGCCGAGGTCGTCCGCCTGCCGGTCACCGAGATGCCGGCCGGACAGGTGGGGGCGGCGTTCCGGGCGATGACCCGCCGGGAACACCTCGGCAAGATCGTGGTGCGGATGGCCGACGAGCCGGTGACCGTGCCGGCCGCGTCGATCACCGACGCACCGGTACGGCCGGACGCCAGCTACCTGGTCACCGGTGGCCTGGGCGGGCTGGGCCTCACCGTGGCGCGGTGGCTCGCCGACCAGGGCGCCCGGCACCTGGTCCTGGTCGGTAGGCGCGGCATCGCCACGGCCGAGGCCGCCGGGGTGGTGGACCGGTTGACCGGCGCGGGCGTGCAGGTCCGGGTGGAGCAGGTGGACGTGGCCGACCGGACGGCGGTGCGGGACCTGCTGGACCGGGTCCGTACGCAGCTGTCCCCGGTGCGCGGTGTCGTGCACGCCGCGGCGGGCTTCGACGACGCGGTGCTGGCCGAGACGGACGCGGCGCGGCTGGTGGCGGCGACCCGGCCCAAGGCCGACGGGGCCTGGAACCTGCACCTGGCGACCGAGACCGACCAGCTCGACTTCTTCGTGCTGTTCTCCTCGTTCGCGGCGCAGATCGGGCCGGCGGCCGGGGGCGCCTACGTGAGCGCCAACGAGTTCCTCAACGGACTGGCCCGCTACCGGCGGGCCCGGGGCCTGCCGGCGCTGAGCGTCGGGTGGGGAATGGTCGACCAGGTAGGTGTGGCGGTCGACAACGACGGCGCGGTGGGCCGGGTGCTGCGGCGCAACGGTCAGCTCGGCATGACCCCCGGGCAGCTCGTCGAGGCGTTGGGCGTCCTGTTGCGGACCCGGCCGGCCGAGGCCTGCGTGGCCGGTGTGGACTGGGCCGGTTGGGCGCGGGCCAACCCGCAGCTGGCCGGGTTGCCCCGGTACGCCGCGCTGGTGCCCGTCGACGTCGCCGACGACCCGGGCCAACTGTCGGTGCCCGAGCGGCTGCGCGCGGCCACCGACGAGGAGCGCCGGGCGATGTTGCCAGCCCTCGTCGCGCCGCTGCTGGGCCGGATCACCGGCCTGTCCGAGGAGCAGCTCGGCGACGAGCACGCCGTCGACATCGACTCGCTGGCCGGTGTGGAGCTGCGGGTCCTGCTGCAGAACTCGCTCGGCGTGTCGGTGCCGGCGGTGCGGTTGCAGCGCAACCTCACGGTGGCGGGTCTGGTCGGTCTGCTCGCCGGCGAGTGGGCGGATGTCCCGCCGCCGACCGGGCGTCCCGCCGACGCCGTCCCGGCGGCGGTCGGCCGGCCCGCCGACCCCTCACCCGCGCCGACCGGGCGTCCCGCCGACGCCTCCGCGGCCGGGCCTGCGGTCTCCGGCGACCCCGGGCCGCCGTCCGGCATCCGGTCGGCGGAGGTGTCCACTGCGGTCCGGACCACCGGACCCGTCGCCCGTACGACCACGGCGGTGGCGGATCGGCCGCTCGCCGGCTCCCTGACCGGGGCCACCGGGCAGACCCTGGCGGGCCGGACGGTCCTGATCACCGGCGGGTCCCGGGGACTGGGCCGGGCGTTCGCCGAGGAGGTGGGCCGGGCCGGTGCCCATGTGGTGATCACCGGTCGGGACGCCGACGCGCTCGACCGCGCGCGGGACCAGATGCGGGCCGAGGGGTCCACCGTCGACGCGTTCGTGGCCGACGTCGCCCAGCGCGGTGCCACCGCCGGGGTGGTGCGGTCCGTGGTCGAGACCCACGGTGGGCTCGACGTGATGGTGAACAACGCCGGGGTGTCCGGCCCGATCGGTCCGATGTGGGAGGTCGACGAGGACGAGTGGTCCGACACCATCGAGGTGAACCTGCGGGGCACCATGCTGGGGTGTCGGGCCGCGTTGGCCGTGATGGTCCCACGCGGCGTCGGGCGGGTCATCAATGTGGTCAGCCACGCCGGTCGGTTCCGGTGGCCGTACCTGAGTGCCTACTCGGTGTCCAAGGCCGCGGTCATCAAGTTGACCGAGAACCTCGCCGACGAGCTGCGCACCAGCGGCGTCGTGGTGCTCAGCTACCACCCGGGGCTGGTCGACCTCGGGATCACCCGGGCGGGCCTGGACCGGGTGCGCCGCGGCGGTGGGGACCGCTGGGAGCGGCTCACCGCGCAGTGGGGGGAGCAGCAGTTGGCCGACGGGCAGATGACCTCGGTGCAGCGGGCGGCGACGGTGTTCCGTCGCCTGGTCGAGGGGGCCGCCGACGACCGGTCGGGGGCCTACCTCACGGTCGACGACGACATCGCCGACGGTGGAACCGTGAGCTGA
- a CDS encoding FecCD family ABC transporter permease has protein sequence MTTTTPPRAAPSTTGRAARRRTIRRWWGGAVAVLLGSLVLSVFVGANPVPPSDVWAALRGAGSETAQYVVWGQRLPRTLAGLLVGAGLGVAGALMQAFTRNALAEPGILGVNAGAAAFVAAGIAFLGVTSPAAYMWLALLGALLVALLVYAVGGAADLRAAPTRLLVTGVATGAVLAGLTTGITLTHPDTFDRMRGWNAGSLLERDASVLLPVLPLVGAGLVAALVAARGLNALALGPDLAAAQGVSLGRTRLLVLGAVTLLAGGASAVAGPISFVGLVVPHLVRWGVGTDQRRILAGSLLAGGTLVLLADVLGRVAVLPSEMPVGIVTAFVGAPVLIALARRRRATAL, from the coding sequence TTGACCACCACCACACCCCCGCGCGCGGCACCGTCGACCACCGGCCGTGCCGCGCGCCGCCGTACCATCCGGCGCTGGTGGGGCGGGGCGGTCGCCGTACTCCTGGGGTCGCTGGTGTTGTCGGTCTTCGTGGGCGCGAACCCGGTGCCACCGTCGGACGTCTGGGCGGCGCTGCGGGGCGCCGGCAGCGAGACCGCGCAGTACGTGGTCTGGGGACAACGACTGCCCCGCACCCTGGCCGGGCTGCTGGTCGGCGCCGGGCTCGGGGTCGCGGGCGCCCTGATGCAGGCGTTCACCCGCAACGCGCTCGCCGAGCCGGGCATCCTCGGCGTCAACGCCGGAGCCGCCGCGTTCGTCGCCGCCGGCATCGCCTTCCTCGGGGTCACCTCGCCGGCCGCCTACATGTGGCTCGCCCTGCTCGGCGCGCTCCTGGTCGCCCTCCTCGTGTACGCCGTCGGCGGCGCCGCCGACCTGCGGGCCGCACCGACCCGGCTGCTGGTGACCGGGGTGGCCACCGGTGCCGTGCTGGCCGGGCTGACCACCGGGATCACCCTCACCCACCCCGACACCTTCGACCGGATGCGCGGCTGGAACGCCGGCAGCCTGCTGGAACGTGACGCCAGCGTGCTGCTGCCGGTACTGCCGCTGGTCGGTGCCGGGCTGGTCGCGGCGTTGGTCGCGGCGCGCGGCCTGAACGCGCTCGCGCTCGGGCCGGACCTGGCCGCCGCGCAGGGCGTCAGTCTCGGGCGGACCCGGCTGCTCGTGCTGGGCGCGGTGACTTTGCTCGCGGGCGGGGCGAGCGCGGTGGCCGGTCCCATCTCGTTCGTCGGGCTCGTGGTGCCGCACCTGGTGCGCTGGGGGGTCGGCACCGACCAGCGCCGAATCCTGGCCGGATCCCTGCTGGCCGGCGGGACCCTGGTGCTGCTGGCCGACGTCCTCGGCCGGGTCGCCGTCCTGCCGAGCGAGATGCCGGTCGGCATCGTCACCGCCTTCGTGGGTGCACCGGTCCTGATCGCGTTGGCCCGCCGCCGACGGGCGACGGCACTGTGA
- a CDS encoding siderophore-interacting protein: MSAFRNSPNVLFETTVTATRQLSPGFVRVTLGDERLRELAPYQLDQRIKIMLPVAGDYPAGLRAGLVEQDWRRAWRSVPDRERPQLRSYTAHRTRPAAGELDLDFYLHQPHGPASGWAAAAQPGERLLLSGPHVGAGQPRYGVQWEPGPAVRVLVAADETAYPAVRGILSGLGPQVRATVLLEAGTAADAASLDDVTAGHEVEVRLRGGARGGTVLTAAVGDWLAEHGRSAAGAGNGFYAWTATESSRIARVRGLFAEAGVDSTRVHTQGYWHDRPTRDEVQFR; encoded by the coding sequence GTGTCTGCCTTCCGCAACTCGCCAAACGTGCTGTTCGAGACCACCGTGACGGCGACCCGGCAACTGTCGCCCGGGTTCGTCCGCGTCACGCTCGGCGACGAACGGTTGCGGGAACTGGCGCCGTACCAGCTCGACCAACGCATCAAGATCATGTTGCCGGTCGCCGGCGACTACCCGGCCGGGTTGCGGGCGGGGCTCGTCGAACAGGACTGGCGACGCGCCTGGCGGTCCGTGCCCGACCGGGAGCGTCCGCAGTTGCGCAGCTACACCGCCCACCGGACCCGACCGGCGGCGGGCGAGCTGGACCTGGACTTCTACCTGCACCAGCCGCACGGCCCGGCCAGCGGCTGGGCGGCGGCGGCCCAGCCCGGGGAACGGCTGCTCCTGTCGGGTCCGCACGTCGGGGCCGGCCAACCCCGCTACGGCGTGCAGTGGGAGCCGGGACCGGCGGTGCGGGTGCTGGTCGCGGCCGACGAGACGGCGTACCCGGCGGTGCGGGGCATCCTGTCCGGCCTCGGCCCGCAGGTGCGGGCGACGGTCCTGCTGGAGGCCGGCACCGCGGCGGACGCGGCCAGCCTCGACGACGTGACCGCCGGCCACGAGGTCGAGGTCCGGTTGCGGGGCGGGGCCCGGGGCGGGACGGTCCTGACCGCGGCGGTGGGTGACTGGCTGGCCGAGCACGGTCGGTCGGCGGCCGGAGCGGGGAACGGTTTCTACGCCTGGACAGCTACGGAAAGTAGCAGAATCGCGCGGGTACGCGGACTCTTCGCCGAGGCGGGCGTCGATTCCACCCGGGTCCACACGCAGGGCTACTGGCACGACCGACCCACCCGCGACGAGGTCCAGTTTAGGTAA